The Branchiostoma floridae strain S238N-H82 chromosome 17, Bfl_VNyyK, whole genome shotgun sequence genome has a window encoding:
- the LOC118405045 gene encoding uncharacterized protein LOC118405045: MMEGCGYVGVGFDGRGDYSSTSRRKTVVQRNCENAATYQGEDVPDNMNAHGIYDTEVTSYVFDGRESYRHSLQQSAGVSISGFGFQAAVDTAWGGSSSSEKQKFMSLIKCNIIRYEIFLDEVAPDSLSLPFLRDFLSLPKNFMQGKAKLQDFIIRYGTHFIKSAKFGGSFKLFKTQEATKSESLEEFSVQAQASYNSMFFNAGGHYSNEQSSEKSSSSQTSSTHLMIEGGDQEVAAIVADFYTTSFKETFTEWLKSVPTYPKPIEMFMGTMSELLNLNFKLLFPFDIGDAADGCFSQNLFTEEGTGRKYYNVPIPVKGSKGNKTAAHEKRYIKGYKVLNCNIILMFIILTFRYCDDSSIEEFQLSMDKKRLALERAIAVYMEEGPIPMTDFHLKGGYAGCQTDRLTIKGGDAGVSHPSWLDLINGDTYKIVFDTLVDINQNIKRNTEVYVVYSENSWNCHAPEDFLHIYNSYDNGRSDDTDNKKVSCFGFVMTYNERTGKFLVTVDDFKASIKVLGNLSTSLMNSKVARAEYISPLEHSEKNSGALASILEAPCTVKWSNSYQIKPAEEGGRCLYFVAASAGDIFVVFSAIPRDKTTWYHLQISFQGVALYKGMKLVKYEGAKSARSLGDSKLFQPYFICIEENMDKQQTNIKYGIGSDNAEKGLVYMVCNDNGKPLGIRFYSFGSGEEDVEIMDARIIEGGAAGQMECTGGTVMKDGMCVEDCHPECNGCIPKSPGSKLDTECRLCKHFSVRKDDGSTQCVAACPAGKKVAPNGVTCICEDYSVRNDDGSTQCVSACPVTTHQVATDGVTCEPKLKKWRDDDRCGPSYTTPTANPGQCDPNSAKPCCSSLGWCGNTVRHCTCAVCRDYRWLKRDSSWVVESAGTPWVNNRVTYDATKVLDGNTGTYWNPMHTGRYFNNWYIILDLAAPHTLTRIAINNRGDYDHDVAAFKLQKSQGNSPYNWEDVVSFTNVIKWTSRRQEFGGFRETAEYWRFVVTRTYGGYQPYLKELNFQGFEAGTNVALGMLAFQTTTRPDGGPARLAVDGNPSTRWTDGSCAHSQQEENPTWWVDLGQSYAVDRNIPSNIVFSEHSVQYTVDATRGQMRFGSRNVYKKEGSSKDELAADS, encoded by the exons GGATTTGGATTCCAG GCTGCCGTGGACACAGCATGGGGTGGATCTTCATCGTCAGAGAAACAGAAGTTTATGTCCCTTATCAAGTGTAATATCATCAG GTATGAGATCTTTCTTGATGAGGTGGCGCCTGATTCCCTGAGCCTGCCTTTCCTGAGGGATTTCCTGTCCCTTCCTAAGAACTTCATGCAGGGAAAAGCTAAACTCC AGGATTTTATCATCCGTTACGGAACTCATTTCATCAAGTCAGCAAAGTTCGGCGGTTCCTTCAAGCTGTTCAAAACACAAGAAGCCACCAAGAGTGAAAGTCTTGAGGAATTTTCCGTGCAGGCTCAGGCTTCTTATAACTCTATGTTTTTCAACGCGGGGGGTCATTACAGCAACGAGCAATCCAGCGAGAAGTC CTCATCGTCTCAGACTTCCAGCACCCATTTGATGATTGAAGGAGGTGACCAGGAAGTTGCAGCCATCGTTGCAGACTTCTACACCACCAGCTTCAAGGAAACCTTCACAGAATGGCTGAAGTCGGTCCCAACGTACCCGAAACCTATCGAGATGTTCATGGGCACCATGTCGGAGCTGCTCAACTTGAACTTCAAACTTCTGTTCCCCTTCGACATCGGCGATGCTGCAGATGGCTGCTTTAGTCAAAA CTTGTTCACGGAGGAAGGTACTGGGCGAAAGTACTACAACGTCCCAATTCCTGTGAAAGGCAGTAAAGGAAATAAAACAGCAGCGCATGAGAAACGGTACATCAAG ggatataaagtcttaaattGTAATATAATATTGATGTTTATTATTTTGACTTTTAGGTACTGTGACGATTCGTCTATTGAAGAATTTCAACTCAGTATGGACAAGAAGCGACTCGCTCTGGAAAGGGCAATTGCTGTTTACATGGAAGAG GGCCCAATCCCCATGACAGACTTCCATCTGAAGGGAGGGTACGCCGGATGTCAGACTGACCGCCTAACTATAAAGGGAGGAGATGCTGGAGTTTCACATCCATCGTGGCTTGACCTGATCAACGGAGACACATACAAG ATAGTCTTTGATACTCTAGTGGACATCAACCAAAATATAAAGAGGAATACCGAAGTCTACGTGGTTTATTCAGAGAACAG TTGGAACTGCCACGCACCAGAGGATTTTCTTCACATATACAACAGCTATGACAACGGGAGGAGTGATGATACTGATAACAAAAAG GTCTCCTGTTTTGGTTTTGTGATGACATACAACGAAAGGACTGGAAAGTTTCTTGTCACAGTGGATgatttcaaagcttccattaaG GTTTTGGGCAATCTCTCAACCAGCCTCATGAACTCAAAGGTGGCCAGAGCTGAGTACATCAGTCCGTTAGAGCACTCAGAGAAAAACAG TGGGGCTTTGGCGAGTATCCTTGAAGCACCATGCACCGTGAAGTGGTCCAACTCCTACCAGATCAAACCTGCAGAAGAGGGCGGGAGGTGTCTGTACTTCGTTGCGGCGTCGGCAGGagacatttttgttgtcttttccgCCATCCCGAGGGACAAGACTACCTGGTATCATCTTCAGATCAGTTTCCAAGGTGTCGCACTCTACAAG GGAATGAAATTGGTTAAATACGAAGGAGCGAAAAGCGCAAGAAGTCTTGGAGACTCCAAACTGTTTCAGCCATATTTTATCTGCATCGAAGAAAATATGGACAAACAACAAACCAACATCAAATATGGCATCGGCTCAGATAATGCG GAAAAGGGTTTGGTCTATATGGTCTGCAATGATAATGGTAAGCCATTGGGTATCCGATTCTACTCCTTTGGAAGCGGGGAAGAAGACGTAGAGATCATGGACGCCAGGATCATCGAGGGAGGGGCTGCAGGACAGATGGAATGTACAGGGGGAACTGTCATGAAGGACGGCATGTGTGTGGAAGACTGTCATCCGGAATGCAACG GATGCATTCCAAAGTCTCCAGGATCGAAGCTCGACACCGAATGCCGCCTGTGTAAGCACTTTTCTGTTCGCAAGGACGACGGAAGTACCCAATGTGTGGCCGCATGCCCTGCCGGAAAAAAGGTGGCTCCAAATGGTGTGACGTGCATATGTGAAGACTATTCCGTCCGCAACGATGACGGGAGTACCCAATGTGTCTCAGCGTGTCCTGTCACTACCCACCAAGTGGCCACCGATGGCGTGACCTGCGAAC ccAAGTTAAAGAAGTGGAGGGACGACGATCGTTGTGGTCCAAGCTACACAACACCGACAGCCAACCCAGGGCAGTGCGACCCAAATAGTGCCAAACCCTGCTGTTCCTCACTTGGATGGTGTGGAAACACTGTCAGACACTGCACCTGCGCAGTCTGTAGGGACTATC GATGGTTGAAACGAGATTCCTCATGGGTTGTGGAATCTGCCGGCACACCGTGGGTCAACAACAGAGTGACGTATGATGCCACAAAAGTCTTGGATGGGAACACTGGAACCTACTGGAACCCCATGCATACCGGCCGATACTTCAACAACTGGTACATCATTCTCGACCTCGCAGCGCCCCACACTTTGACCCGCATCGCAATCAACAACAGAGGAGACTACGATCATGACGTTGCAGCCTTCAAGTTGCAAAAGTCGCAGGGTAATAGTCCGTACAACTGGGAGGACGTGGTGTCCTTTACTAACGTAATAAAGTGGACGAGCAGGCGCCAAGAGTTCGGCGGTTTCCGGGAAACAGCAGAGTATTGGAGGTTCGTGGTCACTCGGACCTACGGGGGCTATCAGCCGTATCTCAAAGAACTGAACTTCCAAGGATTCGAAGCAG GTACCAATGTTGCCCTGGGGATGTTAGCGTTTCAAACAACCACGCGTCCGGACGGCGGACCTGCCAGGCTTGCAGTCGACGGGAACCCCTCTACAAGATGGACAGATGGTTCCTGTGCACATTCTCAACAAGAGGAGAATCCCACgtggtgggtggatctcggtCAGTCGTATGCGGTTGATAG GAATATTCCCTCGAACATCGTCTTTAGTGAACACTCAGTGCAATACACGGTAGATGCTACTAGAG GACAGATGAGATTCGGGAGCCGCAATGTGTATAAAAAAGAGGGGTCGTCCAAAGATGAACTGGCAGCAGACAGTTGA
- the LOC118404503 gene encoding CXXC motif containing zinc binding protein-like: MVKIALQLKAVLENITNLRPEGEDFRWYLKLKCLSCGEVSEKWQYVTLEESTPLKGGRGHANLVSKCKLCGRENNLDILQDSIQPYCADNTEEFRTMVVFECRGVEPVDFSPRVGFVAEGAESGLKFDEVELTEGEWMDYDENAQQPVGITEIEHRFVKA, from the exons ATGGTGAAAATTGCTCTCCAGTTGAAGGCAGTGCTGGAGAACATCACCAACCTCCGACCTGAGGGTGAGGATTTCCGCTGGTACCTGAAACTGAAGTGTCTGTCCTGTGGAGAGGTCAGCGAGAAGTGGCAATATGTCACACTAGAG gaatCTACCCCACTGAAAGGAGGGCGCGGCCACGCCAACCTGGTCTCCAAATGCAAACTGTGCGGGCGCGAGAACAACCTGGACATCCTGCAGGACAGCATCCAACCGTACTGCGCCGACAACACCGAGGAATTCCGAACCATGGTCGTGTTCGAGTGCCGCGGGGTTGAACCCGTGGATTTCTCCCCCAGGGTGGGGTTCGTGGCGGAAGGAGCGGAATCGGGATTGAAGTTTGACGAAGTCGAGCTCACGGAGGGAGAGTGGATGGACTACGACGAGAATGCGCAACAACCAGTGGGAATCACGGAAATAGAGCATCGCTTTGTGAAAGCGTGA
- the LOC118404500 gene encoding protein unc-45 homolog B-like, with protein MTEAAKTEAELSKEQGNQHFKAGEYEEAISCYTQALKLSEKGDKGKAVYYKNRAACHLKLEEYSKAAADASKALDISGNDSKALFRKCQALEHLSEENPQHLTTAYKDAMQLLQMEPKDSQVRAMLVRLKDRVMKLSTEKHATTNRVEQMLKIASGKEESLENKRKAVSNLIVLSREEAGAQLIFREGGIQGLDLLLDHQDEEILLNAMMALTNLCYGHRSRTMALLDVITLPKICRLVARPDEKVSNGATSLVQAAIRAVTGLDKVIHRGAEEAVVIDNSADLEQLMKALLVMLKDKRVSGIGRDNVIDLIIKNVPKKGGLGIIIKTKLAQSKYKDGIGCSELFIDMGGLKDLIVVGGNVKDSDPCLPMTEETRMHISVCLTRIYDDYAIHDEAVRRYKDICQSTVQGLLGEVEKRGMVANLEAIQALTTILHGPFDVGNIILGIQAIMNNMIALCAVEEPDMQMIAVEAMIAAMSKKNRSTFILSHGAGLLKGIYKSESADDAIKVRALVGLSKLGSIYGSDGTRKAFAEGSTLKLAKHCRKFLLTSKERDLRRWAAEGLAYLTMDADVKEFLVDDPQTVRAIVELAKAGGVNVVYGVGTTLNNLVNGYEYGNEEQLPEMKKLAKFAKQHVPEPHKLDSKEHVDTRIEKLVKEGVVVSLVALAKTESHAERELLSRIFLAITEREAHRGITVAQGGAKVLIPMANEGTDKGKWFAGQALAKIGITTNPEIAFPGQRALEMVRPMKKLLDMDASALQNFEALMALTNLASQSESVRNRIFEDNGFALIEHYMFEDHEMLKRAAIQLMCNLVSSKKWLEKYQSTGNDRLKYIVLLCGEDDFELVKAAAGTLAQLTAHKDMCERIPDEVKSWVDILCEVGASPMPDIQHRMMVVIANMMMASKELATKIVETKILDVVMAVRISLKDDADPTKQKVRKCVDMALRAATDFGLIKPASNLEEQEALPAQAELLNAS; from the exons ATGACGGAAGCGGCAAAG ACTGAAGCAGAGCTCAGTAAAGAGCAGGGGAACCAGCATTTTAAAGCTGGCGAATATGAGGAGGCCATCAGCTGTTATACCCAGGCACTCAAGCTGTCTGAGAAAGGGGACAAAGGAAAGGCAGTCTACTACAAGAACAGGGCGGCATGTCATCTTAAACTG GAAGAATACTCAAAAGCAGCAGCAGATGCCTCAAAAG CGCTGGATATTTCTGGTAACGACTCCAAGGCGCTGTTCCGTAAGTGTCAGGCCTTAGAGCACCTGTCAGAGGAGAACCCGCAGCACCTGACGACTGCGTACAAGGATGCCATGCAGCTGCTGCAGATGGAGCCGAAGGACAGCCAGGTGCGGGCCATGCTGGTACGCCTGAAGGATCGCGTCATGAAACTG AGCACAGAAAAACACGCGACCACCAACCGTGTGGAGCAGATGTTAAAGATTGCCTCTGGTAAAGAGGAGTCCTTGGAAAACAAGAGGAAG GCCGTGAGCAACCTGATTGTCCTGTCTCGCGAGGAGGCCGGCGCCCAGCTGATTTTCCGGGAGGGCGGAATCCAGGGTCTGGATCTGCTGCTGGATCACCAGGATGAGGAGATACTACTGAACGCCATGATGGCTCTCACCAACTTGTGTTACGGGCACAGGTCCAGG ACGATGGCACTTTTGGACGTCATCACGTTACCCAAGATCTGCCGGCTTGTTGCCCGTCCAGACGAGAAAGTTTCCAACGGAGCGACGTCATTGGTTCAAGCCGCGATTCGCGCTGTGACGGGATTGGACAAGGTCATCCATCGCGGAGCAGAGGAGGCTGTAGTGATTG ATAACTCAGCCGACCTTGAACAGCTGATGAAGGCCCTACTCGTCATGTTGAAGGACAAGCGGGTTTCTGGTATCGGGCGCGACAACGTCATCGACTTGATCATCAAGAACGTGCCCAAAAAGGGCGGGCTTGGCATCATCATCAAGACCAAACTGGCACAGAGCAAATACAAGGACGGCATCGGCTGCTCCGAGCTGTTTATAGACATGGGAG GGTTGAAGGACTTGATTGTTGTGGGAGGAAACGTGAAGGATTCCGACCCCTGTCTTCCCATGACCGAGGAAACCAGGATGCACATTTCTGTCTGTCTCACTCGTATCTACGACGACTACGCCATCCACGACGAGGCTGTGCGGAGATACAAAGACATCTGTCAGTCAACTGTTCA AGGTTTGCTGGGAGAAGTAGAGAAGAGAGGGATGGTAGCAAACCTGGAGGCTATCCAGGCCCTGACTACTATCTTACAC GGTCCATTTGACGTAGGAAACATCATCCTGGGTATCCAGGCCATCATGAACAACATGATCGCTCTGTGTGCAGTGGAGGAACCGGATATGCAG ATGATTGCAGTGGAAGCCATGATTGCCGCCATGTCAAAGAAAAACCGTTCCACGTTCATTCTGAGCCATGGGGCGGGGCTACTGAAAGGGATCTACAAGTCCGAGTCAGCGGACGACGCCATTAAAGTCCGCGCACTGGTG GGTCTAAGTAAGCTGGGATCTATCTATGGTTCAGATGGCACCAGGAAGGCTTTTGCTGAAGGATCTACCCTCAAGCTGGCCAAGCACTGTAGGAA ATTTTTGCTCACTTCAAAAGAAAGAGACTTGAGGCGCTGGGCAGCGGAAGGCCTTGCGTACCTCACCATGGACGCCGACGTCAAGGAATTTCTGGTGGACGATCCGCAAACTGTTCGGGCTATCGTGGAACTTGCTAAG GCTGGTGGCGTGAACGTTGTGTACGGTGTCGGAACCACGCTCAACAATCTGGTGAACGGTTACGagtatggtaatgaggaacagCTCCCGGAAATGAAGAAGCTCGCAAAGTTCGCCAAACAGCACGTCCCCGAGCCGCATAAACTG GACTCCAAAGAACATGTTGACACCAGGATTGAGAAGTTGGTGAAGGAGGGTGTGGTGGTGAGTCTGGTCGCGCTCGCCAAGACGGAGAGCCACGCAGAGAGGGAGCTGCTGTCTCGCATCTTCCTCGCCATCACGGAACGGGAGGCGCATCGCGGTATCACGGTCGCACAGGGAGGAGCAAAG GTGTTGATCCCAATGGCCAACGAGGGAACAGACAAGGGGAAGTGGTTTGCAGGCCAGGCATTGGCTAAGATCGGCATCACAACAAACCCTGAGATCGCCTTTCCTGGACAGAGG GCATTGGAGATGGTTCGACCAATGAAGAAGCTGCTTGATATGGACGCGTCCGCTCTGCAGAACTTCGAAGCCTTGATGGCGCTGACCAATCTGGCCAGTCAGAGTGAGAGTGTGAG gaACCGTATCTTTGAGGACAATGGTTTTGCTCTGATTGAACACTACATGTTCGAGGACCATGAAATGTTGAAGCGGGCTGCCATACAGCTGATGTGTAACTTGGTGTCAAGTAAAAAG TGGTTAGAGAAGTACCAGTCGACAGGGAACGACAGGTTGAAGTACATCGTGCTGTTATGTGGGGAGGATGACTTTGAACTTGTGAAGGCAGCGGCCGGCACACTGGCACAGCTGACAGCACACAAGGACATGTGTGAGAGAATACCAGACGAG GTGAAGTCGTGGGTAGACATCCTGTGTGAAGTGGGAGCCTCTCCTATGCCAGACATCCAACATCGCATGATGGTGGTCATCGCTAACATGATGATGGCCAGCAAGGAACTCGCTACCAAG ATTGTAGAGACAAAGATCCTGGATGTTGTGATGGCTGTACGCATCTCGCTCAAGGACGATGCCGACCCAACCAAACAGAAGGTCAGGAAGTGCGTGGACATGGCCTTGAGAGCGGCTACGGACTTCGGTCTGATCAAACCTGCAAGCAACCTGGAGGAACAGGAGGCTCTTCCTGCACAAGCAGAGCTTTTGAATGCAAGCTAG